The Anoplopoma fimbria isolate UVic2021 breed Golden Eagle Sablefish chromosome 10, Afim_UVic_2022, whole genome shotgun sequence sequence AGGCACAAATCACAAATATGCACATGATCTTTGTTAAGCAGCTGAATCAGATGACCAATGTTTCCTGACACCTCCCATCCCACATTTGGATCTATGTCAAACAATATTTCTTGTGTAGCACAGTTGGATTCGTCCAAAGATTGTAGCTTTTGACATTAGTTACATTGTACCCTTTTATTGGGTCAAGTCTGGTGTATGCCACATCTCTTTCTACACAGTACACTCAGACTATGTGCTATCAAAGACAGTTCACAAGTTTGGTTCCTCTGAACTCTGGTGTCAATCCTCCTTCAATTTGAATCAATGGCCAACTAAAGGCTTGTATACGTACAATATGTTTTGGCTTTAAAGGATACGTTCTTATTTGTTCATGTCTATCTTTATACAGTCACATTTGCCatatgtactgtactgtttATTTGTAAGAGTAATGGATTGCTGtcatctcttctcctctgcaTACTGGCTGTTCCTTCCCAACACCAATACTTACTGCCGTAAAATACCCACAGACCATTTTCTGTGCAAAAAGACATTCAAGTTCAGCTGAGGATAATTTGAGGTTTTACCAGAGTTAGACACACCCACCTATCTTTTGTTCTGACAATCAACTACTACAACTTAGCCATCCATCACATCCCAGAAACACTGTCtgtggaaacacagaggaagttTAGTTTTACTCTAAAGGCTTACTTTcgaaaatatccacttttgatcCGACTTactcagactgctgaagccgaGATATTCGCTCGGACTGCCTTTTTACACAGAACGAGGACTGTGGATTCAGCCCTCCATCAGTCTACTAAGGTATTATTTCATGGCCAATAATGGGCAGCAGGAATGCTCACAGCaactctcttctcttttttatgtACATGAGGCAGCTGAGGATTGTCAttaagggacagtgtgtaggatttggtggcatctagctCTGGTTGCAGATTGCCACtaactgaatacccctccgctCATTGGGGTGACTGGGTAACGTTGTCTGCTTCGCTCAGAGGCCTTGCATAAGAACACTGCTTTATGAGCAACAGAAGTTGAAAGGCGCCTGGCGTAGCCATGGTTTTGAACTCTACGGCTCACATTATCACAGTTTCACAAATGTGTCTTgagaactacagtggccttcAGGAAACATACAAATGTGAAAGGCTCTCACTAGAGCCTGtatttggtttgtccattctgggatactgtagaaacatggactccatgaagaggacccgcccactatgtagatatgaagggctcactCTAAGCTAaggaaacacaacaattcttagttatatgtgattatacaataatgaaaacataattatgaatATCATAATCCATTCCTGCTAATAGATCCCACAAAATGCTACACTCTGTTCCTATAAAACTGTAACTATATTCACTGTTAATGTTTAACAGAGAGTAAATGTAGAAGAAAATAACCCGAAACATTCGGCACTTATGTCAATGAATATATTTTCCCTTTGCATGCTGGGAGGGTTCCCAACACACCATAGATATAAAATAGTAGCGACATGTTCAAATGACTTGCAATTCCAAGAACAATATGGCGGCCATCTTACCTGGGTCCAGTTTATAACTTGCTGTGAATGGAACCTATGGTGAAACAGGCTTAGATTGTCTTTATATTGGATTTTTCTACCAACACACCAATACAGTTTTTATTCAAAGTATTGAGCGAACGACAACTGTGTCTGTCTAGAATGAACCAACAACCAAATATTCTGGTAGAATTATATCCTAACAATATCAACtttatgttttcaattttgcCCAAACTTTATCCGTAAGAGCTGTGTTTGTATTCTGAATGGCTAACTTACTACATTAAGTTACTCAAGATCATTCACAGAGCTTGTTGTAAGCAGTTTCACTTTCTGTGGAATATCTTGAATAACCGGGTAATGATTTCTGGAAAGTgtttgctgttgagtttttctaATGCATATTTTTGGCGCTTTGAGTAGCTAAATAGATTCAGTACTATGGGCTATAGGCAGGCATCACcatcagtcacttcctgttttgaatttttttccTGGTCAACTAGCGTTTGTTTTGATGATGAGAAGATAGGTTGAAGAGCTTGATAAActacatttttggggaaaagcTAAAGCCTTCAGTAGAACCCCTGAGGGACTTGTTGCAAAAAGTCCTTCACTGTCATCACAAGGTATGGTTATGGACTTTAACTTTTCAGGATAATGCAGAGAAAATCGCAGGAATTTTGCAAAATTGCAAACTTGACTTAAACTGCTGAAGTACAAAACTCCTATTTTCGGACTGGATTGCTTTACCTGTTCAAGACCTggagtttttatatatattttttggtttactGAAAGGACAATCTGATTAGAAGTGATGTTAATATATGATTGATTGCAGGATTCAAGGCAGCTAATTTTGGTCAACAGATAATGTTAAGGTGCGACCCCTCAGCCTCGAAATATGCTGGCTGATGTTAGTCTTGAGATATTAAGAAATGGGATTTAGGTGTGAATAAAAGCACTCTTTTGTCATGAACAtgttatgttttctttacaCTTGATTGGCATTGAGGTGCTTGAATGTTAGtgtaatattaataactttcttttaactttaacgTTACAAGATGTTACTTTTGAGCTTTGTTAGCGTAGCTAAATTTAAGGCAATGTCTGCGGTTTATAACTTATCCGTTTAGCTAACAGATCAATACTGTTGAGAGCTAGCAATCAGCAATAACTTGACTTCGAACTACTCTGTACTTGCATCTGGAAAGTGATGCCAGCTTCCCTGGTCTCTTTGGTCCCTCTGATAAAGTAATTTAGTGCCGCACAGCAGACAACCAGTTGCTGCCTGTTGGTGTCTATTGCAACAATAACCCAGGTAAGATAGCAGACGGTTATTCCATTAGTTATGACCTAATGTCACATCCACTGTTTTACATCTATGCAACACACCTACCTCATGTACCTGCAATTATATGATAAACACtcatttatttagcatttatttcaaaataagagtgcACTTATTCAATATAAATTCATCTGGGATCAACAAATCAATCCTCAAACTTCTTCCAATCCGAATGAGTTGGAATGCGAACAGACAGCATTATTTTAGCCTGATAACAGCAATCACAGTCTGAATTGGTAGAGCCACATTTGAAGAACAGGGCTCTGGAGGTACAGGAGACAACAACCCAGAGTTCAAATAAACTGCTGCAGTGAACACACTGTTAGAGATGATCCGCTCAGCAGTCGGACCAGAGATCAGACCGGCACTCAGGTCTCTGTCTCTGGAGCTGCTGATGGTTGTTTTCCACCATCAATCATACAACTTCTTTCTGCTGTAACACTGAAGGGTATAACCAAGGTTCCACAGTATCACATATCAGTCAACTTATCTAGTACTGCTACTGCACATCACAGCACGGTACAGTTTAaacctaaataaatacaaagctTAGGGAGTGTTGATGTCAGAATCCTATCAGAGGGCTCCATTGATTGACTTCAGCCTGTCAGTGATGAACAAAGTGTGTGCGCTTTAGGCATAAAACTAAATGTGACTTTGCACTGTAGTTATGAGGTATTTTGGCTTTGGTGATTTACACCAACCATTTGGTTACATACAGGGTAGCACTGTTTCATTACAAAGTACAACAACACTACTTTAAAGCTAAATGTTTTTGGCTTTTAAGTCTTTTGGTACAAAAATAATATAGCTTGAGCTAAGAATAATAAGAGGGCTAACCAGCGATCAATGCTAACAGTTTAGAACAACATACAGTGAAGGGCGCAGCACAAGCACAGAGATGACATAATACGGGTTTCCTCAATCCATACTTCTACATCAGTTCTGTTGTTGATAAGATGTAAAGAGAACCGTAATGCTGTTTGTGTTCAGTGTGAATTTACTGACAGCATTTCCAGAGGTATGCagctctctttctgtgttttttttctctcctggaTAACATTGTATACATCTGTGTGTATATTCCATATAGGAATGTGCAGAACACTCCTACTATTAGAAGAAATCCAGATTGCATATAGGGGAACTGGATTTCTCAAACACATCCCTGGATTTCTACAGTGCATACAAATGTCTTTAGGACAGAGAAGTTGGTCAGAATCTTTACCTTCAGAGCTCCAACTCCCTGTGTTTGACTTTAGATTATAGAGAAAAGCATTGGAAAAACCATCAACACCAGGTTTTCCTTTGATTTGCTTTGAGTATCAATTAGATAGCATATTTGGCaacatgtgtttctgtgtgtgcacattcaTAGAATCCAGATTGTAATTTGAACATGGTCATGGTCCTCAGTTAGCAGGCCCTGGGTCTGCCAACGGCATGGTGTGCAACACCTCATCCAGAAGCTGCAGAGCGCGGTGCAAGTGGACCTCCACCCAGCAGGGcgtgtgtttgatgctctgccGGGGGTAGTCGGGCCCCCAGCCCTTCACGAAGCTGAGCCGCAGGATACACAGGCGCCTCAGGTCATCCACCCCGATCCCGGCTGCTGCAGACAGACCTGTGGTGAACAAGAGTGAAATCATTAAGGATATCTGATAGGTGCTCACAGTAAGAGCACTGGTCCACCACACTGCCATTCAGTCATCCTGTGCAATCACACTGGTATTGATTCAAAACTGAGCATTTCTACACTAACAATACAATTTACCTACCACATGTTTATAGATGTGGAACATCATTTACTTACATGTGTTTCAGAAATATGATTTTCACATGAGCTTTTTTGTTGCAGTTCATTGAAGGCCAATCTCTTAAATGGTAATACCATTCTGGTGCACGCATCAAAGACAAGGTATGCTGTGCCTTTGGCATACAGCCTCAACAACCTCCACCAAGAAGGCAGCGCAGCGGATCACTGGCTGCTGCACTCTGAGCGAAACATTGTGATCAGAGCTTCTGACAGTCAGGTCCTTTAGTGAATGAATCAAACAGGATCTGTATAAGTGAGGGGGTCACTATAGCAGCAGCACATATTACATATAGCATAAGCTCCTTTCCCactggacaaaaagaaaaacactaacACCCACTGATATCTGGCTTTTAACCTTCAGTGGCAAAGGTTATAATCCGCATTCATTTCCAGGATAAATGACTCTGCAGTATTCACAGGTATTATTCAGCTCCAgctgatggaaacatgacacccGGGGGGACATTCTAAATGTCGCCGCTTTCACGGTGCGATGCCCTTCGTTGAAGtgaaaatatcataaataaaattaacagGGTTAATTTTGTGCTCATGCTCTCCTGAAAGCTACCAGACTCCAGTCAGACAACACAATTTTTACCTGACTGATTATTAAGGTACAATTCATCTCTCACATTTAacagaaaactaaataaaactcatcaaacCATGTTGGTTAGTCTCctcactgttccaacaatcccCTCAGGTTGAAATAATACTTCACCTCAGGTTGAAATAATACTTAATCCACAAAGAtagatgtgaaaaataaataaataaatgaatccgGATCAATGACTACCTAAGGCTTACCTAAATAAATAGCCTAAACAAACTGATCCAGAACATCAAACTagtaataaagtaaaagtaataaattgTAGTGATGTATCACTGTGTCTCTGGCCACAGAGCAGCTACCAAAAGgtatgcagcagtgtgtgtacaggtagttttgttagctgttagcaaaaCACACCATCCAAAACACTAAAAGTGAGCCAACTGTTTtcccccactgtgtctctgggAGCAGAGTAGCAGCTTGGAGGTGCAGCTGTGTTATCACCTGTGGCCCCCAACGGCTGGTGGCCTGTTTCCCATAGtaagtgaggagtcagcaggcagtcaatgacAGAAAAAAGCAGTTAATAAAAGGGGATTTAAGAAAGTCCGAGTCACCGCAACCACAACAGCTCCTTGAGAATGCAGGCATAACTGGCCAGCCGAATTACTATGCCCTCTGCTGCAGCACAATGCGAGATAAGCCGTTGACAGACACAGAGGCGCTTCACTCACGAACGCACGCACACAGACGAGTGACTGCATGATTCTCCTGGTGGAGATAAAAATAAGTAACCACTGTTAAACCACTACTAACCCTGTTTCTTTGAAGAAAACAACCCAAGAAAAGCTACTATTCTACTGGCAGTGGGAAAGGAGTCTATCGCCTTTTTTTGCTGGTTTtccctcatttaaaaaaaaaaaaaaaaaaaaaatagcatgaaTGCACTAATGTTGGTGGACAGAATTATAACATAGAAATCCCAAAACATACAATGCAGACTTCAAATATGCATTTTATCCCAAATTTGCTCAAAGTTGTATTGAGCTGCAAGGTTGGCTCAAACACCAACAACTTACCATAACATATGATTCCATTATTGTATCATTTTTTACTGATAATGTTAGAATTTGTTTTCAGTAACCAGTCTCTTcttattgtttctgtttactAGTCACTCCCCTCTTCCTAGCTCGGTAAAGAGGATTGTATAATAAATTCTACCTTGAACCTTGGACATTTCACCTTACAATTTGCATTTCAAATTGGCTTCCACCATGTGttgttaaatgtcaaattatcGTGACAGTGTTAAGAACACTTACTAACTGCAGGTGCAATGCCTCCGACGCTGCCTGGACCGGGAATATTTCCTGCCACGGCAGCTGCctgtgcagcagctgcagcctgaGCCGTCgctgcctgctgctgcatctgtctGTGGCACTGCCGCAGGTCAAACACCTGACCAACACACAACAACCATTCAGTCTgtagttacattttaaacagtttagtCACTTCCACATTTGCAGCTAAAAACGGCTCGTTTCAAATGATATTGAGTCATGCTACGTAGAAGCTGAATGCTGCTCACTGGTGTTCTCAATCAACAAGATATTTTAAAGAACAGTTTAAATATAGAGGCTCTGATTTCTTTGTGTGAGCTGGGTTCAGACCTTGATGTAGGCTCCGGGGTAGATCTTGTGCACAGCATCACCTGGTGCTCGGCCTGCCTCCCTATCGAGGTAGTAGCTCTGTACAAACACAGCATGGTCGCTCATACAGCGCATCCACACATCGCCCTCACCACGACACTCAAGCTGCACGCCTTTACCTATGTGCAACCTGGAAcacacaggacaaaaaaaagatgtagaaacccccatttatttattgtaaaacccaaaaaacaaaacaaaaaactgttaattatACTTTTCAGTTTTGCCTTTAGTTGACAGGTGACTGTGTAGAGGCAGACTGGAAAAGGGGAGAGAATGagtatgacatgcaacaaaggtcccacAGCTGAAAGCAGACCAGGGACGCTGCGCTTTTATAGTATGCGCTGTAATCAGCAACCGAGGCGCTCCGGCATTGTCTGTCTGAAAAGAAATGAACCGTTagaatgactttttaaaaagcctgcAATGGAAGATGACTCTGCTGTTCTGAATTCAGAAGGGCAGCTCATTCCGCCACTGTGATCTACTTTACGAAAGAAACAGTAAGCATTCAAAAAGGAGCCACTTTATGCTGTTTAaagctctcttttttcattGCCCACACAACTACTTTCATGGGAACAACCAAGTGTAATTACATGAATGCCGAGCGCGGAGAGCCGCCCAAAGCGCTCCACATTAGTGTTACTTGTTGTGTCGACAAACAAGACACAGtgattggagagagagagagagagagagagagagagggagagagagagggaggcaatGGGAGGTACCCAGGAGGAGTGTGGCCATTATGGCTGTTAATATTGAAGAACTCCGGCCATATGTTTTAAATAGCCATATAAAAGCCTACATTTAAAcagcaataacaaaaacagaaatccttTGATGCAAGttccaacaacaacagcaggagAATGAAACCATCACAAGACGCTcaaattttaaatcaacattcaaTGCTGcgcagctgtttttgtttgtttgtttcaatgCATGTCAAGATCAGGCTACActaatattattgtattttactatTTGGAGAATGAGAATACAGTGAGTGTCATCCAAACGTTTCCAATAACCAGAGCGTTGTGACGTCCAAAAGTCTCAATgcattgaaaaaagaaagttggCAAAGAATGAGGAGCAGAAATTCTCCGCTCAATGCCCTGCGCTGGCCACAGGAAATATGCTGGTAATCCCTCCCAGCTTTGCCCAGTGGTAATAGATTCCCAGCCGTCCACACACAGTGCTGCACTGCATCTCGCCAAGCATCCCATTAGGCTACTTAGTGGGATGCTTGGAAAAACTACAAGTGATACTGGCAAAGAGCCAACATATGCCAACGTAAACCTTGAGGGTGGCCTGTCAGAGCAGCTCCAAACACTTTTTTAtagcatgtctttttttatatgaaacaactaagtgttatataaaaaagacatgCTACTAATATTCTATTAAAGACGCACCTGGCTCTCTCACTTGCATCCGTGCGGTGGACGTTACTCAGCTGTCCGAGGCAGAAGCGATCGCCTCCTGACGGGTCAACATAGCCGTCCACGGTTACTATAGGGCAGCTGGAGGGCACCTTGAACATCTCACCCACCTGAACGTCCATTTCAAAGTAGGAGATAGAGCACCAAAACTCTGGTCCtgcaatgaaaacaaagcaaggGTGGGATAGAACTGTTGGTCAGATTTCCTGCCACCTTTGTGTCTGAAGCTGATGCATTGTGCCCAAAGACATGCAGAGATACTGGGGTTAATTGTCTTCTacatcattaataaatacacattcatCATAAACATTGCAACCCTACCATCCCcatttttacagaaatgtaatattaacTCAAATACCAACTGTCAACTTAGACAATCAGAATGTAAATAGTGTTGACATATATGATAAACAAGATATAAGCCCTGTGCAGCACCACAATTCTAATAACAATAGTAAGAAATAGTTCAATGGCAGTGTAAAAACACTGTATGAAATCAGCAATAACAGTTTAATGGACTCATAGCTACAGCATAATCATCTCTTACCTGGATGGTTGGACACTGAAGGAGGGAAAGAGGCTGAGCCATGATGCTGAGACCCTGAAAGCAGAGGAAGGAGTACATCAGTCTGAAGCAGAAAAATCACAAAGCTGTACCCAGCTCTCACTTTTACAAGCTGAACCTGAAGCTATCACTTGATAGTGTGGCTGTGAAATGAATTGAAGCCTCTACGTGTTGGACTCCTCATGGTCCTAATCAACTGCGTGGGTAGAGTTACTTTAGCTTaataactcaatacataacaatatagtagaattaaagcAATTCAGTAGATGAATGCCTTATTATTCCACACTACACAGCCTTTACCTTCAGCATCATGTAATAGAAACACAAAGCAATCCAAATGAAGCTCTCTGTTTGATCAAGTTGACACTTTGTGCTCTAAATTAATATTTCTGGCCAAAGCATTCTCTAGGACAGATatacaaatacagaatatatttttacagCTATTGTGCagtatacataaaataaataatttgatgaTAACATAgaaagatcaaataaaaaaacatcatacaaggtctttcatttaaaaagcaccTAGTAAGGAGCAGTGATGTGAAAGGATTAAAGTGAACATCATGTGAAGCATATCTTACAATGGTGGTTTGGATGATGACCACGCCCGTTCTGCTGGGGTCCTAAGGGAGTGTAGGAGGCTGTGCTGCTGCCTGTCCAAACTGCTGAATTACAGGGAAATAAAGAATTATCAGTGTGGCCATGTGCTGTGTTTgagcattttgttttacaaggaGGAAAGATGATTGGATTTTGACATAACAATATGCAAAGCATACATTGTTTATAGGTGCACAACGTCACTGAGGATGTGATCTAAAAGgttcaaaaatgcatttttatttcatctggACTTTGTTTATGTCTCTCATACAGCTTGACACATTTACACTATTCAGtgactgacttttttaaaatagaaataaaaatacatatacttGTACACTCTAATAAAAGTCCAGCGCTGCAGCTCAGCAATAAATGGTACTTTTTATGAAGATTCATGATCCTATTATGATCAGTTTTCATTAACACTGTTTCACTGTGTTGATTTAAGTCTGAGttcaaatgtttatatttatatgtggcATCTATCATTTCATTATAAATCATTTTCTAAGATGTATAGGGATGAGGACAGGTTGGAAGGATGCATGTGAGGTTATTTTTTTACGTAATATCTGATTGACAAAATATACTCATATTCATAAAGTTGTATTCATGATACATATTAAGTTCATTGTTCTTCGTACTCCTTTTTGGacttataatatttatttgtttgtttagttatATTGATTATGAGAATGTTTATGAGAATTTGTATATAAGGAGCTTGCCGTGTGTtaactgttcatttttgttttttgttttagtttttactgATTTGTTACATGTtctaaataaatagatagataaaataaatgaaataaataatcctGCATTAGTATACAATCGCTTACGATTCCCATCCCCtggaaagcaaaacaaaatactgTGATTAAAGAATAACCATGTATATATGTTagtatatatatgcatgtatttgtgtatgtgagaACTCACTGTGGAAGGCAGCCTGGCTCTGAGAGTGTTTATTGCTGCTGTAACCGTTCTGTCCATGCGGGTGAGAAGGAGGTAGGGAGGATTGTGATTGGTGGGGGGACTGTGAGGGTTGCTGGGCAGCCTGTTGCTGAGGAGGGGGTTGGGTTGGGGTCGGAGGTCGTGGTGCCGAGCTCATGACCTGAGCCTGTGGAGATGCGGTTTGGAGACGGCTGTCACCGTGACCACCCTGCAGTGGTAGCATGGAGCCGGAGCCAGACACTGGAAGGAGAACAGAGGAACGAGTCAGGactattttttctctctctctctcaatctctctctctttctctctctctccaagaaaactaaaaacataataacaagataacaaacactttaaacacacaaacacactcttacAGATGTGATCATCAGAAACATTTACTACAGAGCTTGTATCATCTCTTAAGGCATGGTAACAGTTAACGTGCAGTTAATACGGCAGTTTCTCCAGACTGGGGTGATGAATAAACTCAGGATATATATAATGTACGTTCTCTTAGATCATTATATTTTCTCACAGTGCAGTAAGAAGTGAGATTGTGTCTCCACCTCACTTTTGACAAAGTGAACAGTCTGCACAGTGCTCAGGTTATCTGTCACTATGTACTCTCTGTTTATGGTAAAATAGAATTATAATTTAGCAGCTCCTCCACACTATTTATCTGCTGCCTGCCCAAAATAATAGACATAGTATGAACCATAATAAGCCTGTCTGTTAATGAGTTAGTTAACCATTCAATATCTCATACAGATATCCGATAATGAAGCACTGACCTTTGGGTGAGACCGGCAGGTTAGTGTATCTGGTGACAGGTGGGGGTCCATGGGGTTCAGAGGACAGCTGCGGGGGATGCAAGGGCTGCCCATAGAGGTCTGGAGGAGGAAGCTTCATTGCCGCTTGGTGTTCAGACAGAGGCATGCCAGGTGGGAGGTCCATCTGTATACAGTCATGGATGTATTCCTCTTTGATCAGGCTGCctggtgctgctgcaggaggcAGGAGGTGATATCAGTGGGGGACATAGAGCTTATTCCAAACATTATTAGGTCGTTAGAAAATCGGAATGCAAACAGCCCCTGGATATCACTGGTGGATAATCATAAAATATCATCGGCGCTCAGGCAATTAATATTCCACCAAGCCAATGAAAAAGGCCATTACTAGTAATTCTGCCATTCTGTATGCATTAAATAATGTCTATGTTTAGCACCATTTAAAATGCCTTCACCCACATGCATGGTATCCTTTTTTACAGCAAAAACCAGTtcaaggttatttatttttttctatacacacaaatatagcAGTGTGAACTCATCACACATCAGCACTTTAAACCGTTTTTCTCAGCTATATAAACAACGTGATATTACTCAGGGTAACATAACGTTGTCAGTGGTGAAACTAGAGACTTCACAGTACAACGCGTATGTAATTCTGATTGTTAGCCTTTATTATCAGAAACACTTTAATGTACAGGGAAGTAGACAGAACCTTTCCTGCCATGAAAAATATTTCCATCAAGTGcacaatcattttcaaaactaTTTGGATTAAAACTtgatatatcattattatat is a genomic window containing:
- the smad10a gene encoding mothers against decapentaplegic homolog 4 isoform X1, with the protein product MWTDSELGHHDASELSGHSLADQLNTSSIMSVNPPSSNDACLSIVHSLMCHRQGGENEGFAKRAIESLVKKLKEKKDELDSLITAITTNGVHPSKCVTIQRTLDGRLQVAGRKGFPHVIYARLWRWPDLHKNELKHVKFCQYAFDLKYDNVCVNPYHYERVVSPGIVGLSLQNTAAPGSLIKEEYIHDCIQMDLPPGMPLSEHQAAMKLPPPDLYGQPLHPPQLSSEPHGPPPVTRYTNLPVSPKVSGSGSMLPLQGGHGDSRLQTASPQAQVMSSAPRPPTPTQPPPQQQAAQQPSQSPHQSQSSLPPSHPHGQNGYSSNKHSQSQAAFHTVWTGSSTASYTPLGPQQNGRGHHPNHHWSQHHGSASFPPSVSNHPGPEFWCSISYFEMDVQVGEMFKVPSSCPIVTVDGYVDPSGGDRFCLGQLSNVHRTDASERARLHIGKGVQLECRGEGDVWMRCMSDHAVFVQSYYLDREAGRAPGDAVHKIYPGAYIKVFDLRQCHRQMQQQAATAQAAAAAQAAAVAGNIPGPGSVGGIAPAVSLSAAAGIGVDDLRRLCILRLSFVKGWGPDYPRQSIKHTPCWVEVHLHRALQLLDEVLHTMPLADPGPAN
- the smad10a gene encoding mothers against decapentaplegic homolog 4 isoform X3, translated to MWTDSELGHHDASELSGHSLADQLNTSSIMSVNPPSSNDACLSIVHSLMCHRQGGENEGFAKRAIESLVKKLKEKKDELDSLITAITTNGVHPSKCVTIQRTLDGRLQVAGRKGFPHVIYARLWRWPDLHKNELKHVKFCQYAFDLKYDNVCVNPYHYERVVSPGIVGLSLQNTAAPGSLIKEEYIHDCIQMDLPPGMPLSEHQAAMKLPPPDLYGQPLHPPQLSSEPHGPPPVTRYTNLPVSPKVSGSGSMLPLQGGHGDSRLQTASPQAQVMSSAPRPPTPTQPPPQQQAAQQPSQSPHQSQSSLPPSHPHGQNGYSSNKHSQSQAAFHIWTGSSTASYTPLGPQQNGRGHHPNHHWSQHHGSASFPPSVSNHPGPEFWCSISYFEMDVQVGEMFKVPSSCPIVTVDGYVDPSGGDRFCLGQLSNVHRTDASERARLHIGKGVQLECRGEGDVWMRCMSDHAVFVQSYYLDREAGRAPGDAVHKIYPGAYIKVFDLRQCHRQMQQQAATAQAAAAAQAAAVAGNIPGPGSVGGIAPAVSLSAAAGIGVDDLRRLCILRLSFVKGWGPDYPRQSIKHTPCWVEVHLHRALQLLDEVLHTMPLADPGPAN
- the smad10a gene encoding mothers against decapentaplegic homolog 4 isoform X4 — translated: MSVNPPSSNDACLSIVHSLMCHRQGGENEGFAKRAIESLVKKLKEKKDELDSLITAITTNGVHPSKCVTIQRTLDGRLQVAGRKGFPHVIYARLWRWPDLHKNELKHVKFCQYAFDLKYDNVCVNPYHYERVVSPGIVGLSLQNTAAPGSLIKEEYIHDCIQMDLPPGMPLSEHQAAMKLPPPDLYGQPLHPPQLSSEPHGPPPVTRYTNLPVSPKVSGSGSMLPLQGGHGDSRLQTASPQAQVMSSAPRPPTPTQPPPQQQAAQQPSQSPHQSQSSLPPSHPHGQNGYSSNKHSQSQAAFHTVWTGSSTASYTPLGPQQNGRGHHPNHHWSQHHGSASFPPSVSNHPGPEFWCSISYFEMDVQVGEMFKVPSSCPIVTVDGYVDPSGGDRFCLGQLSNVHRTDASERARLHIGKGVQLECRGEGDVWMRCMSDHAVFVQSYYLDREAGRAPGDAVHKIYPGAYIKVFDLRQCHRQMQQQAATAQAAAAAQAAAVAGNIPGPGSVGGIAPAVSLSAAAGIGVDDLRRLCILRLSFVKGWGPDYPRQSIKHTPCWVEVHLHRALQLLDEVLHTMPLADPGPAN
- the smad10a gene encoding mothers against decapentaplegic homolog 4 isoform X2 yields the protein MWTDSELGHHDASELSGHSLADQLNTSIMSVNPPSSNDACLSIVHSLMCHRQGGENEGFAKRAIESLVKKLKEKKDELDSLITAITTNGVHPSKCVTIQRTLDGRLQVAGRKGFPHVIYARLWRWPDLHKNELKHVKFCQYAFDLKYDNVCVNPYHYERVVSPGIVGLSLQNTAAPGSLIKEEYIHDCIQMDLPPGMPLSEHQAAMKLPPPDLYGQPLHPPQLSSEPHGPPPVTRYTNLPVSPKVSGSGSMLPLQGGHGDSRLQTASPQAQVMSSAPRPPTPTQPPPQQQAAQQPSQSPHQSQSSLPPSHPHGQNGYSSNKHSQSQAAFHTVWTGSSTASYTPLGPQQNGRGHHPNHHWSQHHGSASFPPSVSNHPGPEFWCSISYFEMDVQVGEMFKVPSSCPIVTVDGYVDPSGGDRFCLGQLSNVHRTDASERARLHIGKGVQLECRGEGDVWMRCMSDHAVFVQSYYLDREAGRAPGDAVHKIYPGAYIKVFDLRQCHRQMQQQAATAQAAAAAQAAAVAGNIPGPGSVGGIAPAVSLSAAAGIGVDDLRRLCILRLSFVKGWGPDYPRQSIKHTPCWVEVHLHRALQLLDEVLHTMPLADPGPAN